One Mercurialis annua linkage group LG3, ddMerAnnu1.2, whole genome shotgun sequence DNA window includes the following coding sequences:
- the LOC126673206 gene encoding uncharacterized protein LOC126673206, protein MPTTTLHFLLLLLITTATATATTLIPGLDSFLSQQFHKDPKSTNDTFSSLPSSIKTSLTSHSAPPRLPSLITSLLSLSVPLSLHIRLVGASTFPPDSASLLHSFLSSTQSSDHFHLISSDHANHHRLAVKHSPHLDISHAASSLSSRLSDALTSALSAAPSSLRSPLLSVSYSVIDDIIKQDYEKEKPVHGIYIYLISLDNSYSKKNYAYSYTPGDSSPGFTKCLGTVWTGKERYLWIDLSAGPVDYGPALSGDGVLPKGEFHPLATMHGRPKSQKAMLADLGSLIWSAYQVLLVPSLRIPVYYETSLIVEFIHVYGSGKDSSGLDWKAIEKSFRDEADENGLLFGDQSLVFRNYGINYAECSICSFTVSRSINSFTSRFLFDNYTLIVSEYLDSKKLHQILSESAEEFRRMAGVPEEEFGRVLPVYVFDLDYNTLLLLDRYHQSVAFRDMVIAVRTKTTQTVSDYSCNGRHVFTHTRELERPLVGSILQSMWGVSPTHLSWSSRHNNTLVDYTWSVGQTPFGPFSETSSLSFVQMDAARRNVLLTALNYTITSAIDVLESIANHGGDRKLLKQNQHIEFVQRWSLFKYKLDKTVSAMSRLDFEMALYYIRSSEHDLYSIHSLVYHASQELEASLLCFKDPPFPWGSVSLSAISFFALFYVYVKRDRFFRNKRKQF, encoded by the coding sequence ATGCCCACCACCACTCTCCacttcctcctcctcctcctaaTCACCACCGCTACCGCCACCGCCACCACCCTAATTCCCGGCCTAGACTCCTTCCTGTCTCAACAATTCCACAAAGACCCAAAATCCACAAACGACACCTTCTCCTCTCTCCCTTCTTCCATCAAAACCTCACTCACTTCCCACTCCGCCCCTCCCCGCCTCCCCTCCTTAATCACTTCCCTCCTCTCCCTCTCCGTCCCTCTCTCCCTCCACATCCGCCTCGTCGGCGCCTCCACTTTCCCCCCCGATTCCGCCTCTCTCCTCCACTCCTTCCTCTCCTCCACCCAATCCTCCGATCATTTCCATCTGATCTCCTCCGACCACGCCAACCACCACCGCCTCGCCGTCAAACACTCTCCCCATCTTGACATCTCCCACGCCGCCTCCTCCCTCTCCTCCCGCCTCTCTGACGCCCTCACCTCCGCTCTCTCCGCCGCCCCTTCCTCCCTCCGGTCGCCGCTTTTGTCGGTATCCTACAGCGTAATTGATGACATAATTAAGCAAGATTATGAGAAGGAAAAACCTGTTCATGggatttatatttatttaatctcTTTAGATAATTCTTATAGTAAAAAAAACTATGCTTATAGTTATACACCGGGTGATTCATCACCTGGTTTTACCAAGTGTCTGGGTACTGTCTGGACTGGTAAAGAGAGGTATCTTTGGATTGATCTCTCTGCTGGTCCTGTGGACTATGGTCCGGCTTTATCCGGGGACGGGGTTTTGCCCAAAGGCGAGTTTCATCCTCTAGCGACAATGCACGGGAGACCCAAGTCGCAGAAGGCGATGCTTGCGGATTTGGGTTCTTTGATTTGGAGTGCTTATCAGGTATTACTTGTGCCCTCTTTGAGAATTCCTGTTTACTATGAAACTTCTTTGATTGTTGAGTTTATTCATGTTTATGGGTCCGGTAAAGACTCGAGTGGTTTGGATTGGAAAGCTATTGAGAAGAGTTTTAGAGATGAGGCTGATGAGAATGGGTTATTGTTTGGTGATCAGTCTTTAGTTTTTAGGAATTATGGGATTAATTATGCGGAATGTTCGATTTGTTCGTTTACTGTTTCGAGGTCTATTAATTCGTTTACTTCTAGGTTTTTGTTTGATAATTACACGTTGATAGTGAGTGAGTATTTGGACTCAAAAAAGTTGCATCAGATATTGTCTGAATCTGCTGAGGAGTTTAGGAGGATGGCTGGAGTTCCTGAGGAGGAATTTGGTAGGGTGCTTCCAGTTTATGTGTTTGATTTGGATTATAATACGTTATTGCTGCTTGATCGCTATCATCAGTCGGTTGCATTTAGAGATATGGTTATTGCTGTGAGAACAAAGACTACTCAGACTGTGAGCGACTATAGCTGCAATGGACGTCATGTGTTTACACATACTAGGGAGCTTGAGCGACCACTTGTTGGTTCAATTTTACAGAGTATGTGGGGAGTTTCGCCTACCCATTTGTCCTGGAGTTCAAGGCATAATAATACGTTGGTAGATTATACTTGGAGTGTTGGGCAAACTCCCTTTGGGCCCTTCTCAGAGACTTCGTCTCTTTCTTTTGTCCAGATGGATGCAGCTCGGAGAAATGTTCTTTTGACGGCTCTGAATTACACTATAACAAGTGCCATTGATGTGCTTGAATCTATAGCAAATCATGGGGGTGACAGGAAACTACTTAAACAGAATCAACATATTGAGTTTGTACAGAGATGGAGCCTGTTCAAATACAAGCTGGATAAAACAGTTTCTGCAATGTCTCGTTTGGACTTCGAAATGGCTTTGTATTACATCAGGTCCTCAGAGCATGATCTGTATTCTATTCATTCGCTTGTATACCATGCTTCTCAAGAATTGGAGGCGTCACTACTTTGTTTCAAGGATCCACCTTTTCCATGGGGCTCAGTTTCGTTGTCTGCAATAAGTTTCTTTGCACTATTTTACGTGTATGTCAAAAGAGACagattttttagaaataaaagaaAGCAGTTCTGA